A window of Cyanobacteria bacterium GSL.Bin1 contains these coding sequences:
- a CDS encoding photosystem II biogenesis protein Psp29 (Psb29; involved in biogenesis of the photosystem II; in Arabidopsis it interacts with the heterotrimeric G-protein (GPA1) and seems to be involved in a D-glucose signaling mechanism between plastid and the plasma membranes): MDTLRTLSDTKRTFYTLHTRPLNSIYR; the protein is encoded by the coding sequence GTGGATACTCTTCGCACTCTTTCTGATACTAAACGGACCTTCTATACACTCCATACCCGTCCTCTGAACTCAATCTACCGCC